In Triticum aestivum cultivar Chinese Spring chromosome 5B, IWGSC CS RefSeq v2.1, whole genome shotgun sequence, the following proteins share a genomic window:
- the LOC123114702 gene encoding uncharacterized protein, with protein sequence MVCVKMHLQIWFQDGKEAEELHVQEQVDEIVADELDSKPTDNFDPNASKERVEIVNDTDSEDVKNPDQNSVNSYVENEIAPNATEGVKNSDESAPTINSLDVAHEEHIGQGHDDDQETASTQMTAHQSQISEQLKVDTMTETATVENVSKHEEQKPPAQEPVAPIDSPACPSLPALFKPAEKKRPANTGWNETRMKLGQDGGSKKAAAKGVAVVTMDRRAASMTILAIIFAVTIGANIIMRLYSTLRAA encoded by the exons ATGGTTTGTGTGAAAATGCATCTGCAAATATGGTTTCAGGATGGTAAGGAAGCAGAGGAGCTTCATGTTCAGGAGCAGGTGGATGAAATTGTTGCTGATGAATTG GACAGCAAACCTACAGATAATTTTGATCCAAACGCAAGCAAGGAACGTGTCGAGATCGTGAATGATACG GACAGTGAAGATGTGAAGAATCCTGACCAAAATTCAGTGAACAGCTACGTTGAGAATGAGATCGCACCAAAT GCCACCGAAGGTGTGAAGAACTCTGATGAAAGCGCTCCTACCATCAACAGCCTCGATGTCGCCCATGAAGAACATATCGGGCAAGGACATGACGATGATCAAGAGACCGCATCAACACAGATGACAGCACATCAATCACAAATCTCAGAGCAACTGAAAGTGGATACCATGACCGAAACAGCAacagtggagaatgtgtcgaaGCATGAGGAGCAGAAACCGCCGGCACAAGAGCCGGTCGCGCCCATCGACTCACCCGCATGTCCTTCACTGCCAGCTCTGTTCAAGCCAGCAGAGAAGAAGAGACCAGCGAACACGGGGTGGAATGAGACGAGGATGAAGCTTGGACAAGATGGTGGCAGCAAGAAAGCGGCAGCAAAGGGTGTAGCCGTGGTGACCATGGATCGTAGAGCTGCTTCAATGACCATTCTTGCCATCATCTTCGCAGTGACCATTGGAGCAAACATCATTATGCGCTTATATTCCACTTTGCGAGCAGCATGA